A genome region from Tolypothrix sp. PCC 7712 includes the following:
- a CDS encoding GNAT family N-acetyltransferase, whose product MIDIALAQSDAEIERCFAIMQALRPHLIASDFVTRIRRQQQQGYRLAYLEDEGTVRAVAGFRISESLSWGKFLYVDDLVTQEGDRSQGYGSHLLNWLLDYAKSHACEQLHLDSGVQRFAAHRFYFQQRLEIRAFHFAINLTQ is encoded by the coding sequence GCAGAAATTGAGCGCTGTTTTGCTATCATGCAAGCACTTCGTCCCCATCTCATCGCTAGTGATTTTGTAACTCGCATTAGAAGACAACAACAGCAAGGCTATCGTCTTGCTTATCTGGAAGATGAAGGGACAGTCAGAGCAGTAGCAGGATTTAGAATATCTGAAAGCTTATCTTGGGGTAAGTTTCTCTATGTTGATGATTTAGTTACTCAAGAAGGCGATCGCTCTCAAGGCTATGGTAGTCATCTATTAAATTGGCTCTTAGACTATGCTAAATCTCATGCTTGCGAACAATTACATCTCGACTCTGGCGTTCAGCGTTTCGCCGCTCATCGTTTTTACTTCCAGCAGCGTTTAGAAATTAGAGCTTTTCACTTTGCTATCAACTTGACTCAGTAA
- a CDS encoding VOC family protein, with product MSDLGFTHIALGVSNIDQSIAFYAKYAAMQVVHRRTDKTKHVDVAWISDLTRPFVIVLIQVAELKSTLAPSSHLGVACQTREEVDRLCNEARLEGLLIDGPHDWGFPVGYWAFFRDPDGHTLEVSYGQEISFTVEQAVNKSNSNLTIENFRR from the coding sequence ATGTCGGATCTAGGTTTTACTCACATTGCTCTTGGGGTAAGCAACATCGATCAAAGCATAGCGTTTTATGCCAAGTATGCGGCAATGCAAGTAGTGCATCGTCGTACTGATAAAACGAAGCACGTAGACGTTGCTTGGATTAGTGATTTAACTCGACCATTTGTGATTGTCTTAATTCAAGTGGCTGAATTAAAAAGTACACTTGCACCTTCATCTCATCTCGGGGTAGCTTGTCAAACTCGTGAGGAAGTAGATCGTCTTTGCAATGAAGCGCGCTTAGAAGGTTTGTTAATCGATGGCCCCCATGATTGGGGCTTTCCCGTTGGTTACTGGGCTTTTTTCCGAGATCCTGATGGTCACACCCTTGAAGTTTCCTATGGTCAAGAAATTAGTTTCACCGTTGAGCAAGCGGTTAACAAAAGTAACTCAAATTTAACAATTGAAAATTTTAGAAGATGA